Proteins encoded by one window of candidate division TA06 bacterium:
- a CDS encoding class I SAM-dependent methyltransferase — MDQPFWEKAYKSIESSTFGNPSLEIYEISNSLPKGARILDAGCGDGRNALYLAEKGFSVDAFDISANGIEKLTLLAKQKDIKINAWVQDLAGYDFNTHYDLIISHGVLHLVTRDTWARFRKR; from the coding sequence ATGGACCAGCCATTTTGGGAAAAAGCTTATAAAAGCATTGAATCTTCGACCTTTGGGAATCCCAGCCTGGAGATATATGAGATTTCAAACTCGCTGCCAAAGGGTGCGAGAATCCTTGATGCCGGATGCGGTGACGGAAGAAATGCCTTGTATCTGGCGGAAAAAGGATTTTCCGTGGATGCCTTTGACATTTCCGCCAACGGCATAGAGAAACTGACCCTGCTCGCCAAACAAAAGGACATCAAAATCAATGCCTGGGTTCAGGACCTGGCCGGGTATGATTTCAACACCCACTATGATTTAATAATTTCACACGGCGTTTTGCACTTGGTTACAAGGGACACTTGGGCCAGGTTTAGGAAGCGTTAA
- a CDS encoding ABC transporter ATP-binding protein gives MKELFKLKKYLARYKWALAAGFVSLIAVDLLQLLIPQVVRRAVDDLALGAVDPKRLILYGTWCAGIALSIGVGRFFWRYFLIGTARKVEQKLRDEFFSHLCTLDFAYFDNTKTGDLMAHATNDINAVRMALGFGSVILTDIVVLGLASLFLMFSLSLHLALYALIPLPFLSLIVALFGRIIRRRFEAVQKSFSELTETVRENISGIKVVKLFVQEHSENFRFDATSRDYLDKNMKLVWVWGAFFPLITLVASFSQGIALWWGGRLAVSGRISLGDFVAFMAYLGILIWPMIAIGRAIDIFQRGAASQGRLNRILETRPQIKDLPGAVKLGTAKGGLGVKGLTYYHQDQSRPALQDISFELKDRKMLGITGTIGSGKSTLAHLLMRLYDYQQGQIALDGREISDYTVDSLREQFAFVPQDSFLFSDSIEENISFGRWPLPEPGELERVARLAAVHQEILGLPKGYKTVIGERGVTLSGGQKQRLALARALLLDRPLLILDDALSAVDADTERRILDSLRSELEQRTSIVISHRIFAIRDADLILVMDQSRIVEQGRHQELLARQGKYYEMHQLQQLERELEKA, from the coding sequence ATGAAAGAACTCTTTAAACTGAAAAAATACCTGGCCCGTTACAAATGGGCCCTGGCGGCCGGTTTCGTCAGCCTAATCGCGGTGGACCTGCTGCAGTTGTTGATCCCCCAAGTGGTAAGGCGGGCGGTGGACGACCTGGCCCTGGGCGCCGTCGATCCCAAAAGGCTTATACTCTACGGGACCTGGTGCGCCGGCATCGCCCTGTCCATCGGCGTCGGGCGCTTCTTCTGGCGCTATTTCCTGATCGGCACCGCCCGGAAAGTGGAGCAGAAACTGAGGGACGAGTTTTTCTCCCACCTCTGCACCCTGGACTTCGCCTATTTTGACAACACCAAGACCGGGGACCTGATGGCCCATGCCACCAATGATATCAACGCTGTGCGGATGGCCCTGGGCTTTGGCTCGGTGATCCTAACCGACATCGTGGTGCTGGGCCTGGCCTCCCTGTTCCTGATGTTCAGTCTCTCGCTCCATCTGGCCTTGTATGCCCTGATCCCCCTGCCCTTCCTGAGCCTGATCGTGGCTCTGTTCGGCCGGATCATCCGCCGCCGGTTCGAGGCAGTGCAAAAATCATTTTCTGAACTGACCGAGACGGTGCGGGAGAACATCTCGGGCATCAAGGTGGTGAAACTGTTCGTCCAGGAGCATTCGGAAAATTTCCGCTTTGATGCCACCAGCCGGGATTATCTGGACAAGAACATGAAGCTGGTCTGGGTCTGGGGCGCTTTCTTTCCTTTGATAACCCTGGTGGCTTCGTTCTCCCAGGGCATCGCCCTGTGGTGGGGCGGACGGCTGGCCGTTTCCGGCCGGATCTCCCTGGGCGACTTCGTGGCCTTCATGGCCTATCTGGGGATCTTGATCTGGCCCATGATCGCCATCGGCCGGGCCATCGACATCTTTCAGCGGGGCGCGGCCTCGCAGGGACGGCTTAACCGGATCCTGGAGACCCGGCCCCAGATCAAGGACCTCCCCGGCGCAGTCAAACTTGGAACGGCCAAGGGCGGCCTGGGAGTCAAGGGCCTGACCTATTACCACCAGGACCAGTCCCGCCCGGCCCTGCAGGACATCAGTTTTGAGCTTAAGGACAGGAAAATGCTGGGCATCACCGGCACCATCGGCTCGGGCAAAAGCACCCTGGCCCATCTGTTGATGCGGCTCTACGACTACCAGCAGGGTCAGATTGCTCTGGACGGCCGGGAGATATCCGACTACACAGTGGATTCCTTAAGGGAGCAGTTCGCCTTTGTTCCCCAGGACAGTTTCCTGTTCTCCGACAGCATCGAGGAGAACATCTCTTTCGGGCGCTGGCCCCTGCCGGAACCAGGAGAGCTGGAGCGGGTGGCCCGGCTGGCCGCGGTTCACCAAGAGATACTGGGGCTGCCTAAGGGATATAAGACTGTGATCGGCGAACGGGGGGTTACTTTGTCCGGAGGCCAAAAGCAGCGGCTGGCGCTGGCCCGGGCCCTGCTGCTGGACAGGCCTCTGCTAATCCTGGACGACGCCCTCTCGGCGGTGGACGCCGACACCGAACGCAGAATTTTGGACAGCCTCAGGTCCGAGCTGGAACAGCGCACCTCCATCGTCATCTCCCACCGCATTTTCGCCATCAGGGACGCCGACCTGATATTGGTGATGGACCAGAGCCGGATCGTGGAGCAGGGCCGGCACCAGGAGCTCTTGGCCCGCCAGGGGAAATATTACGAGATGCACCAGCTGCAGCAATTGGAACGGGAACTGGAGAAGGCCTGA